Proteins found in one Choloepus didactylus isolate mChoDid1 chromosome 3, mChoDid1.pri, whole genome shotgun sequence genomic segment:
- the LOC119529553 gene encoding spindlin-2-like, which produces MKTPHKKAALGQRTRSAVGGQTGSANMRKKKTSPKKQRGRPCFQSRRNIVGCRISHGWKEGDEPITQWKGTILDQVPINPSLYLVKYDGIDCVYGLELHRDERILKLKILPDKVPFSRVRDVRLANTIIGKAVEHMFEGEHGSKDEWRGMVLAQAPIMKAWFYITYEKDPVLYMYQLLDDYKEGDLRIMPESNESPPAEREPEGVVDGLIGKHVEYTKEDGSKRTGKVIHQVKAKPSVYFIKFDDDFHIYVYDLVKKS; this is translated from the coding sequence ATGAAGACCCCCCACAAAAAGGCAGCCCTAGGGCAGCGAACCAGGTCAGCTGTAGGTGGCCAGACTGGATCTGcaaatatgaggaagaaaaaGACCTCCCCAAAGAAGCAGAGGGGCAGACCTTGTTTCCAGTCCCGCAGGAACATCGTAGGCTGCAGAATTTCACatggatggaaggaaggtgatGAGCCCATCACTCAGTGGAAAGGAACCATTCTGGATCAGGTGCCTATAAATCCCTCTCTTTATCTGGTGAAGTATGATGGAATTGACTGTGTCTATGGACTGGAACTTCATAGAGATGAAAGGATTTTAAAGCTTAAAATCCTTCCTGATAAGGTGCCATTTTCTCGAGTCAGAGACGTGCGCCTTGCAAATACCATAATTGGAAAAGCAGTAGAACATATGTTTGAGGGTGAACATGGTTCTAAGGATGAATGGAGGGGGATGGTCTTAGCCCAAGCACCTATCATGAAAGCCTGGTTTTATATTACCTATGAGAAAGATCCGGTCTTATACATGTACCAGCTTTTAGATGATTATAAAGAAGGTGACCTCCGTATCATGCCAGAGTCAAACGAGTCTCCTCCAGCAGAGAGAGAGCCAGAAGGAGTTGTAGATGGCCTGATAGGTAAACATGTGGAATATACCAAAGAAGATGGCTCCAAAAGGACAGGCAAGGTCATTCACCAAGTTAAAGCCAAACCCTCTGTGTATTTCATCAAGTTTGATGATGATTTCCACATCTATGTCTATGATTTGGTGAAAAAGTCCTAA